ATAGATATCACACTATGCAACCGCTCCAATAACCACATAAAACAAAAGAGCACATCAATCACCAACCTGCGCACGATGCGACAGCGAATTTATAAACTCTCGTCCATACCTCGCACTATCCCATGTCAGCTCACCCTCCACTATGATTTATAACTTAAGTAGGAGCCCACCTCGTATGCGTCGTAACATAACACCTCAAATAATTATacctctcctccttctccccctcccccaTCATAATCGCCGTGTAAATCGCCTCTGAAATCTCATTCATCTTCGACGGATGAAATGTGATGCTCCCGGCTTTCGTAAACGACACTGCACCTGACAGCTCCGACAGCACGAGAACTCCGTGTCTGTTCTCCTGGCAGGCGACGTATTCCGATGCTACGAGGTTCATGCCGCCTCGGCGGGAGGCCATGAAGCAGACGTTGGAGACGCACATTAGGGATGTGAGGTCGATGAAGGTGATTTTGTGGTGTAAGTTGACGAGGGGGGACCAATCCTCAGTGGCTTTTGTTGTTAGAGATTGCATTTGTATAATGGGGGGGTGGGAAAGTACCGTATTTCTCGTTAATCTCCACGGTCAGTCTGTTGATCTCTGTCTCGAGTTCCTCGTaatcatcaccatcttctcttgcACTGGGAAGGAGTATCTGAATCAATGTCACCTTCCCAATTAGCTCCGGATGCGCGTTGAAAAAGTATTCGTAGCCCTGCAATTTCTGCAATAATTTTTTCGTATGGTCCAGTCTATCCACCCCAAGAATGACATTGACGCCCTCGTATATCTCTTCCAACTCATCGATCCTGGCAAGCACTCTGGTATCCTGCATAGAATCGTTGAAATTTTGCGGATCGATCCCAAGCGTAAATGTATCCACGAACGTCCGGTGTCCATCATAGTCAACATGACTGGCGACATCAGTTCGTGCGCCTCTATCCATCTCGTCAGAACACATTCACACACAGATATAATGAACCACTCACAAAACACTAGCGCAACTCTTGATGAAATTCCGCTTATACTCATCCGTATGAAACCCAACCACATTACCCGCCAGCACCCCAGCCACAAGTTCCCCCTGGACTTTCATATTCCTCCAGAACTCCTGCGCAGGGAACGGCGAGTGCAGAGTAAACCCGATCTTGCAGTCTTTCCCTTGCTGTTGTAACCGCGCTCGTAGCATCTTCGGCACAAGCATGAGATGGTAATCATGTATCCAAACCAGATTCCCATCTTTGACCTCTGCAGCGATCGTGTCAGCGAATATCTCATTCACGTGCTGATACGATCCCCAAGCCCTCTCATCAAAGTTCATTTCGGATTGGTAGTGCAGAATCGGCCAGAGGATCGAATCTACAAACGTCAGCAGCTATCCAACTCCCCAAGAATAGCAACTCGCACGCACTTGAAAACACATTATAATGCTCATGCGCCAGCGTATCCTCCAAAAAGACCGCCGTCGCATTCGTCTCCTTCAACTTATCACCcaccctcctcttctcctccccaTTCTGGACCTTGATCCCCGGTGCCCCGAACCACTGTATATTCGAGGACTTGACCAGCCCCGCCAACGCGGTTACTAGATCCCCATTCGAGAGCTCCTGCTGTATTAGCCCGTCCTCTTTCTTAATGGTGAAGGGCAGGCGGTTTGAGACGAATATTAGATTGTGCGCTCGCTCGCGGTGTTCAGTTGCGGTTGCCATGGTGTGTTTGGTGGAAGGTTGTTGGGTTGTGGTTGTCAGTGGAACAGTTCGAAGGAATGGCTCCATTGATTGCTGCGGAAGCGAATCATGATTAAGCGTTGGGTATCCATGTCACGGTACACTTTATTCTGCAGGTTTGCATTTTCGTCAGCA
This sequence is a window from Aspergillus chevalieri M1 DNA, chromosome 5, nearly complete sequence. Protein-coding genes within it:
- a CDS encoding trehalose-6-phosphate synthase (CAZy:GT20;~COG:H;~EggNog:ENOG410QEIQ;~InterPro:IPR001830;~PFAM:PF00982;~go_function: GO:0003824 - catalytic activity [Evidence IEA];~go_process: GO:0005992 - trehalose biosynthetic process [Evidence IEA]) produces the protein MATATEHRERAHNLIFVSNRLPFTIKKEDGLIQQELSNGDLVTALAGLVKSSNIQWFGAPGIKVQNGEEKRRVGDKLKETNATAVFLEDTLAHEHYNVFSNSILWPILHYQSEMNFDERAWGSYQHVNEIFADTIAAEVKDGNLVWIHDYHLMLVPKMLRARLQQQGKDCKIGFTLHSPFPAQEFWRNMKVQGELVAGVLAGNVVGFHTDEYKRNFIKSCASVLGARTDVASHVDYDGHRTFVDTFTLGIDPQNFNDSMQDTRVLARIDELEEIYEGVNVILGVDRLDHTKKLLQKLQGYEYFFNAHPELIGKVTLIQILLPSAREDGDDYEELETEINRLTVEINEKYATEDWSPLVNLHHKITFIDLTSLMCVSNVCFMASRRGGMNLVASEYVACQENRHGVLVLSELSGAVSFTKAGSITFHPSKMNEISEAIYTAIMMGEGEKEERYNYLRCYVTTHTSARYGREFINSLSHRAQVGD